The Microcystis panniformis FACHB-1757 region CAAGACATTCTCACCCAACATTCAGTTAATGACAGCAAAAATGACAGAGAAACTCAACTTATTTTTGACACAAAACGCCATCATTATCAAGTCTTAAATATTGGGTGGAAAGAGCAAAAGCGAATCTATGGTGTGATTATTCATCTTGACATAAAAGATGACAAAATCTGGATTCAAAGAGATGGAACAGAAATCGGCATTGCCAATCAATTAATCGCTGCTGGTGTTCCTAAACAAGATATAGTCTTAGGTTTTCAGGCTCCCTATAAACGCAGTTTAACCGAATTTGCCTTGAGTTAATACATAAGAAAAAAATCCTAAATAAGTGTATGTCCTACGAAGTCAACGAACCTATCCTTAATTCCCCCTTTGATGAACCCTCACAATACTGGTTCATCCGAGAAGGTTATGAACCGGAATTAAAAGAAGGGAGAAGACCAGCTATCGTTTACCCACCCCGGGAAGGTAATACCGAATGGGAATTAGGACAAGTTCTCAAACTTTCATCCCCCGATGAATTTTTCCCAGGTTATGAAATGACCCTAGTTAACCGCATCAGGAAAGAAGTTAAAGAATGGAGAAGACAACAGTATCCCGGTGTCAGCCGTACCACCTTAGAACTATTAGAATACTGGAGCCGAGAAGGAAGAGAACATCGCCTATTTTTTGCTCAAAAAGAAGCAGTAGAAACCATCATTTTCTTAATTGAATCTCGCACCGACTTTCGCCAAGGGATTCATATTCCCCAAGATACCCCCATTGACAGCACCCTGAAAGCTTTCATCCGCTACGCCTGTAAGATGGCAACCGGAAGCGTCAAAACAACAGTGATGGGGATGTTAGCAGCATGGTCTATCCTCAACAAAGTAGCAGATCGCAGTAACGCTAAATTCTCCGATATTGTCCTGATTATCTGTCCCAATATCACCATTAAAAGTAGATTACAGGAACTCAACCCTGACAACGGCGAAGCTTCTTTGTATCGCACCCGTGACCTCGTACCTTCTCACCTGATGGACAAACTGAGACGGGGTAAAGTCTTAGTGACAAATTGGCATATTTTTGAAAAGCGAGCGCCTGCCACGTGGTGGCTGATACCGATCAATGGGAACAGGCAGCCGCCTATATTATTGACAATCATCCCGCCACTGCAGCCTTTGTTAAAAATGAACGCTTAGGGTTTACTATTCCCTATTTTCATAATGGGGAATACCACGATTATATCCCAGACTTTATTATCCGTCTGAAGACAGCTAAATATAACTATTTAATCCTAGAAACTAAAGGATGGGACGAACTGAGGGAAGTGAAGGAAGCAGCCGCTAAACGCTGGTGTAATGCCATTAATACCGACGGCAAACACGGTCATTGGCAATACTTTTTAACTGGATTGAGCAAAGTTAAGGAAGGAATTGATCAAGCATTGACATCCTCACCGCCGTGAACGGACGGTGATTCCCAAACCTCACGATTTGGGTTTCTGCTTCTTTCCCTTGCGGGGTTCCGCACCTGCCGCCCCAGTTTTACTCTGTTCTGGTCTTATGGTCGCTCTACAGACTGACACCGCAAGCCCTGCGGCCAAAATATTTTTACTAGCGTTAATATCTCGGTCATGGTGCGTCCCACAGTCTGGACAGTCCCATTCTCGAACATTTAACGGCATTTTCTCAGCAACATACCCGCAATTACTACATCTTTTAGAGCTAGGAAACCATCTATCTATTTCGATGTAATTTCTGCCATGCCAACGGCATTTGTAGGCTAATTGTCGAGTGATTTCTCCCCAGCTTACATCACATATTGCCTGAGATAATTTCGGGTTTTTGACCAGATTCTTGACGGCTAAATTCTCAACCACAATCGTTTGGTTTTCACGAACTAATTGAGTGGTTAGCTTATGTAAATGGTCTTTTCTGCTATCGGTGATTTGAGCGTGAATCTTGGCTACTTTGATTCTTGCTTTTTCCCGATTTTTTGACCCTTTCTGTTTTCTAGAAAGATTTTTCGCTGCTCTTCGCAACCTCTGATAATGTTTCTTAAAATGCTTGGGATTAGATACCTTGTCTCCATCGCTGGTAATCACGAGGCTACTAATTCCTAAGTCAATTCCGATGGCTTTATCTGTTACTGGTAATGGCTTAATCGTTGGGTCATCAAATCTTATTGAAATATGCCAACGTCCAGAAGGATGTAATCTGACTGTTACTGTACTTGGTTCACAAGCTTCTGGTATTTGTCTTGACCATCGAATAGGTAAAGGTTCTGTGCATTTGGCTAAATAGATTTGTTTGTCTTTAAATTTAAAGGCTGATTTGGTAAATTCGGCACTTCCTCCCTGATGTTTTTTCTTAAAGTTAGGATACTTAGTACGACCAGCAAAGAAATTGGTAAAAGCTGTTTGTAAATGTCTTAACCCTTGTTGTAAAGGTACACAGCTTACTTCGTTTAAAAAGTCTAATTCTTCTTGTTTTTTCCAATCGGTTAGCATTGAAGAAGTTTGAGCGTAGCCTACTCTTTCTTGTCTTTCATACCAAGCTTGTGTTCTGAGATGGAGAGCTTTGTTGTAAACTAATCTTACACAGCCCAAAGTGCGCCGCAATAGCGACTCTTGTTCGGGTGTGGGGTAAAATCGAAACGAGTAGGCTTTTTCCATACCTCACGTTTTAGCATATATTTCGTAAATGTGCTAATATTTAACAGTAAAGCCGTCGTAGAACGACGGGGTTTCAGACCCAAATTTTCGATGAAAGCGCAAACAACAA contains the following coding sequences:
- a CDS encoding XisI protein; this encodes MERINYSQLIQDILTQHSVNDSKNDRETQLIFDTKRHHYQVLNIGWKEQKRIYGVIIHLDIKDDKIWIQRDGTEIGIANQLIAAGVPKQDIVLGFQAPYKRSLTEFALS
- a CDS encoding DEAD/DEAH box helicase family protein; amino-acid sequence: MSYEVNEPILNSPFDEPSQYWFIREGYEPELKEGRRPAIVYPPREGNTEWELGQVLKLSSPDEFFPGYEMTLVNRIRKEVKEWRRQQYPGVSRTTLELLEYWSREGREHRLFFAQKEAVETIIFLIESRTDFRQGIHIPQDTPIDSTLKAFIRYACKMATGSVKTTVMGMLAAWSILNKVADRSNAKFSDIVLIICPNITIKSRLQELNPDNGEASLYRTRDLVPSHLMDKLRRGKVLVTNWHIFEKRAPATWWLIPINGNRQPPILLTIIPPLQPLLKMNA
- a CDS encoding RNA-guided endonuclease InsQ/TnpB family protein, which encodes MEKAYSFRFYPTPEQESLLRRTLGCVRLVYNKALHLRTQAWYERQERVGYAQTSSMLTDWKKQEELDFLNEVSCVPLQQGLRHLQTAFTNFFAGRTKYPNFKKKHQGGSAEFTKSAFKFKDKQIYLAKCTEPLPIRWSRQIPEACEPSTVTVRLHPSGRWHISIRFDDPTIKPLPVTDKAIGIDLGISSLVITSDGDKVSNPKHFKKHYQRLRRAAKNLSRKQKGSKNREKARIKVAKIHAQITDSRKDHLHKLTTQLVRENQTIVVENLAVKNLVKNPKLSQAICDVSWGEITRQLAYKCRWHGRNYIEIDRWFPSSKRCSNCGYVAEKMPLNVREWDCPDCGTHHDRDINASKNILAAGLAVSVCRATIRPEQSKTGAAGAEPRKGKKQKPKS